One part of the Flavobacterium johnsoniae UW101 genome encodes these proteins:
- the glgB gene encoding 1,4-alpha-glucan branching protein GlgB, producing MTKVIVHSLFTDFDIDLFKAGKHFKLYEKLGAHLIEVNGVKGVYFAVWAPTAQSVSVVGDFNYWTQGEHNLNVRWDSSGIWEGFIPDISKGALYKYKIQSSINGVITEKADPFALYCEKPPHTASVVWDLDYKWKDENWMQNRQQHNALDKPYSVYEVHLGSWKRADHNRFLSYLELADDLVKYVKETGFTHVEFMPIMEYPYDPSWGYQLTGYFAPTSRFGKPQDFMVLVDRLHQEGIGVILDWVPSHFPDDAHGLGYFDGSHLYEHPDRRKGYHPDWKSLVFNYGRNEVRAFLISNAVFWLQNYHVDGLRVDAVASMLYLDYSRKEGEWEANIFGGRENLDSISFLKEFNEVIYANFYGVQTIAEESTSFPMVSRPTFTGGLGFGMKWMMGWMHDTLKYFQKETVYRKYHQNDLTFSMTYAFTENFMLPFSHDEVVYGKQSLIYKMPGDEWQRFANLRLLYGYMFTHPGTKLLFMGAEFGQTSEWNFEQSLDWHLLQYDFHSGIKRLITDLNQLYKSQPALYEKQFTADGFEWINYSDHQNAVLSYIRKGNNPDENVIVVCNFTQVVRENYRIGISKKGKLEEIFNSDASIYGGSGIENGKSLKIESIPYDGREFSVELILPPLSVTVYSFS from the coding sequence ATGACTAAAGTAATCGTACATTCTCTATTTACCGATTTTGATATAGATTTATTCAAAGCGGGAAAACACTTCAAATTATATGAAAAATTAGGAGCACATTTAATTGAAGTTAATGGAGTAAAAGGCGTTTATTTTGCCGTTTGGGCTCCCACGGCACAGTCGGTTTCGGTTGTGGGCGATTTTAATTACTGGACACAAGGCGAACACAATTTAAATGTTCGCTGGGATTCTTCTGGAATTTGGGAAGGATTTATTCCCGATATTTCAAAAGGAGCTCTTTATAAATATAAAATTCAATCGAGTATAAATGGTGTAATTACTGAAAAAGCAGATCCTTTTGCTCTTTATTGTGAAAAACCACCGCATACGGCTTCTGTTGTCTGGGATTTAGACTATAAATGGAAGGATGAAAACTGGATGCAGAACCGCCAGCAGCATAATGCTTTAGATAAACCATATTCTGTTTATGAAGTTCATTTAGGTTCCTGGAAACGAGCTGATCATAACAGGTTTTTAAGTTATTTAGAACTGGCAGATGATCTGGTAAAATACGTTAAAGAAACCGGTTTTACGCATGTTGAATTTATGCCGATTATGGAATATCCTTATGATCCTTCATGGGGTTATCAGTTAACAGGATATTTTGCGCCGACTTCGCGTTTTGGAAAACCACAGGACTTTATGGTTTTGGTTGACAGGCTGCATCAGGAAGGAATTGGAGTGATTCTGGACTGGGTTCCGTCGCATTTTCCAGATGATGCGCATGGTTTAGGTTATTTTGACGGTTCTCATTTATATGAACATCCAGATCGTAGAAAAGGCTATCATCCGGATTGGAAAAGCTTGGTTTTTAATTATGGAAGAAATGAAGTCCGCGCTTTTTTAATCAGCAATGCTGTTTTCTGGCTTCAAAATTATCATGTAGACGGATTAAGAGTAGATGCTGTGGCCTCGATGTTGTATCTTGATTATTCCAGAAAAGAAGGCGAGTGGGAAGCCAATATTTTTGGCGGAAGAGAGAATTTAGACAGTATAAGTTTTCTTAAAGAATTTAATGAAGTTATTTATGCTAATTTTTATGGAGTTCAGACTATTGCAGAAGAAAGCACTTCATTTCCTATGGTTTCCAGACCAACCTTTACCGGAGGTTTAGGTTTTGGAATGAAATGGATGATGGGCTGGATGCACGATACTTTAAAATATTTTCAAAAAGAAACGGTTTATAGAAAATACCATCAAAACGATTTGACGTTTTCGATGACATACGCTTTTACCGAAAACTTTATGCTTCCGTTTTCTCATGACGAAGTTGTTTACGGCAAACAATCTCTAATTTATAAAATGCCGGGCGACGAATGGCAGCGATTTGCTAATTTAAGATTGTTGTACGGTTATATGTTCACGCATCCGGGAACTAAATTATTGTTTATGGGGGCAGAATTTGGTCAAACCAGCGAATGGAATTTTGAACAAAGTTTAGACTGGCATTTACTGCAATATGATTTTCATTCTGGAATAAAGAGATTAATTACAGATTTAAATCAGTTATATAAATCTCAACCTGCATTGTATGAAAAGCAATTTACAGCAGATGGTTTTGAATGGATAAATTATTCAGATCATCAAAATGCGGTTTTATCTTATATCCGAAAAGGAAATAATCCAGATGAAAATGTCATTGTAGTTTGTAATTTCACGCAGGTAGTACGTGAAAATTATAGAATTGGAATTTCTAAAAAAGGAAAATTAGAAGAAATTTTTAATAGTGATGCTTCTATTTATGGAGGAAGCGGCATAGAAAATGGAAAATCTCTAAAAATCGAATCAATTCCGTATGATGGCAGGGAATTTTCAGTCGAATTAATTTTACCGCCATTAAGTGTAACGGTATATTCTTTCAGTTAG
- a CDS encoding glycoside hydrolase family 31 protein codes for MITNTSLEYKGDLYPSKIVSYEHEGDSIFFNTDNKVILKVTILRDSLIRFRFTTKGYFSNDFSYAIDKTQLHGYNFLELTEQETYFEIRTSKVKCKIQKADLRLSIYDLNDFLILEDELGFHWEESYEYGGNIVKMSKFSKDGECYYGLGDKATQMNLKGKRVENFATDQYAYQKDQEPLYKVVPFYIGLHNKQSYGIFFDNTFRTFFDFCQERRNITSFWAEGGEMNYYFIYGPQMQDVVTTYTDLTGKPELPPLWVLGYHQCKWSYYPESKVKEITSKFRELKIPCDAIYLDIDYMDGFRCFTWNKNYFPDPKKMVTELAEDGFKTVVIIDPGIKIDKDYWVYKEALEKDYFCKRADGPYMKGKVWPGECNFPDYTNPAVREWWAGLFKELVSEIGVKGVWNDMNEPAVMEVPNKTFPMDVRHFYEGNPCSHRKAHNIYGTQMARATYHGVKRFTYPKRPFVITRSAYSGAQRYTSSWTGDNVATWEHLWIANIQVQRMSISGMGFTGSDIGGFAEQPTGELYARWIQLGVFHPFCRTHSSGDHGNQEPWAFDEEVITITRKFVSLRYQLLPYLYTMFWQYIEEGVPMLKPLVYYDQDDTQTHYRNDEFIFGNQILVCPILEPNAVGRRMYIPRGEWYSYWTNELFIGGREIWIDTKFDEIPVFVKAGAIIPKYPVQQYVGELEFDELTLDVYYKNGKEQSAVYEDAQDGYDYKKGRYSYLSLRNIGKEKELIIQLHKEGKYTTPYTKYKINLIGLPFKVTEIEIDNEKIEFDKVSFELNNFLIVDKEFNELHIVGE; via the coding sequence ATGATTACAAACACATCATTAGAATATAAAGGCGATTTATATCCATCAAAAATCGTTTCTTATGAACATGAAGGCGATTCGATTTTTTTTAATACAGATAACAAAGTAATCTTAAAAGTCACTATTCTCAGGGACAGTTTAATTCGATTTCGATTTACTACAAAAGGGTATTTCAGCAACGATTTTTCGTATGCCATTGATAAAACCCAGCTTCATGGTTATAATTTTCTGGAACTTACAGAGCAGGAAACTTATTTTGAAATAAGAACCAGTAAAGTAAAATGTAAAATTCAAAAAGCAGATTTACGCCTTTCAATTTACGATTTAAATGATTTTCTAATTCTTGAAGACGAACTTGGTTTTCATTGGGAAGAAAGCTACGAATATGGCGGGAATATCGTAAAAATGAGCAAATTTTCTAAAGACGGTGAATGTTATTACGGTCTTGGAGATAAAGCAACTCAAATGAACCTGAAAGGCAAAAGAGTTGAGAATTTTGCAACAGATCAGTATGCTTACCAAAAAGATCAGGAACCTTTATATAAAGTAGTTCCATTTTATATTGGTCTGCATAACAAACAATCTTACGGAATATTTTTTGACAATACATTTAGGACTTTCTTTGACTTTTGTCAGGAAAGAAGAAATATAACAAGTTTTTGGGCAGAAGGAGGAGAAATGAATTATTATTTCATTTACGGACCTCAAATGCAGGATGTTGTAACAACTTATACTGATTTGACTGGTAAACCAGAATTGCCGCCACTTTGGGTTTTGGGTTATCACCAATGTAAATGGAGTTATTATCCTGAAAGTAAAGTAAAAGAGATTACTTCAAAATTTAGAGAACTTAAAATTCCATGCGATGCTATTTATCTGGATATTGATTACATGGATGGTTTTAGATGTTTTACATGGAATAAAAACTATTTTCCAGATCCCAAAAAAATGGTCACTGAATTAGCTGAAGACGGTTTTAAAACAGTTGTAATTATAGATCCGGGAATTAAAATTGATAAAGATTACTGGGTTTATAAAGAAGCTTTAGAAAAAGATTATTTCTGCAAAAGAGCCGACGGACCTTATATGAAAGGTAAAGTATGGCCGGGCGAATGTAACTTTCCAGATTATACAAATCCCGCTGTTAGAGAATGGTGGGCTGGATTATTTAAAGAATTAGTTTCAGAAATAGGCGTAAAAGGAGTTTGGAATGATATGAATGAACCTGCCGTAATGGAAGTTCCAAATAAAACATTTCCAATGGATGTCCGCCACTTCTACGAAGGAAATCCCTGCAGTCATAGAAAAGCACATAATATTTATGGAACACAAATGGCAAGAGCCACCTATCATGGTGTAAAACGTTTTACTTATCCAAAACGTCCGTTTGTAATTACAAGATCGGCATATTCTGGCGCGCAGCGCTATACATCATCATGGACAGGTGACAACGTGGCAACCTGGGAACATTTATGGATTGCCAATATCCAGGTGCAGAGAATGTCAATTTCGGGAATGGGATTTACAGGTTCTGATATAGGAGGATTTGCAGAACAGCCAACGGGAGAATTGTATGCACGCTGGATTCAGCTTGGGGTTTTCCATCCATTTTGCAGAACACATTCATCTGGAGATCATGGAAATCAGGAACCGTGGGCTTTTGATGAAGAAGTAATTACTATTACCAGAAAATTTGTCAGCCTTCGTTATCAATTATTACCTTATTTATATACCATGTTCTGGCAGTATATTGAAGAAGGAGTTCCAATGCTAAAACCGCTTGTTTATTACGATCAGGACGATACACAAACGCACTACAGAAACGATGAATTTATTTTTGGAAACCAAATTTTAGTATGTCCGATACTTGAACCTAATGCTGTAGGCAGACGTATGTATATCCCTAGAGGTGAGTGGTATAGTTACTGGACAAATGAACTTTTTATTGGCGGAAGAGAAATCTGGATTGATACCAAATTTGATGAAATTCCGGTTTTTGTGAAAGCGGGAGCAATTATTCCAAAATATCCCGTACAGCAATATGTGGGCGAACTTGAATTTGATGAATTAACTCTTGATGTTTACTACAAAAATGGTAAAGAACAATCTGCCGTTTATGAAGATGCTCAAGACGGATACGATTATAAAAAAGGACGTTACAGCTATTTATCGTTACGAAATATTGGGAAAGAAAAAGAACTTATTATCCAGCTTCACAAAGAAGGAAAATATACAACTCCGTACACGAAATACAAGATCAATCTTATTGGACTGCCATTTAAAGTTACAGAAATAGAAATTGACAACGAAAAAATTGAGTTTGATAAAGTTAGTTTCGAGTTAAATAATTTCTTAATTGTTGATAAAGAGTTTAATGAACTTCATATTGTAGGAGAGTAA
- a CDS encoding M48 family metallopeptidase, with amino-acid sequence MKKYLFLGVFGALVMACATNPITGKQNLNFVSNSELFPTSFQQYSTFLSENKVITGTADAKRVELVGTKIKAAAEKYLTYLGHSQYLKDYRWEYKLVDNKEVNAWCLPGGKIVVYSGILPVTQDESGLATVMGHEVSHALANHGAQRMSAAQLQQIGGAVLDAATTNKSAQTREIFSQAYGMGTEVGVMLPFSRSNESEADKIGLTLMAIAGYNPEDAVAFWSRMSAKSGGSGTPEFMSTHPSDATRIANIKALIPEAKAIALKVGTIK; translated from the coding sequence ATGAAAAAATATTTGTTTCTAGGAGTTTTTGGAGCACTTGTAATGGCTTGTGCTACAAACCCAATTACAGGTAAACAAAACTTAAATTTTGTTTCAAACAGCGAATTGTTTCCAACTTCATTCCAGCAATACAGCACTTTTTTGTCTGAGAATAAGGTGATAACAGGAACAGCAGATGCAAAAAGAGTAGAATTAGTGGGTACTAAAATTAAAGCTGCTGCTGAAAAATATTTAACCTATTTAGGTCACTCACAATATTTGAAGGATTATAGATGGGAATATAAATTAGTCGATAATAAAGAAGTAAATGCATGGTGTTTACCCGGAGGAAAAATTGTAGTATATTCTGGAATTCTGCCGGTTACGCAGGATGAATCTGGTTTAGCAACGGTAATGGGACACGAGGTATCACACGCATTAGCCAATCATGGAGCACAGAGAATGAGTGCCGCACAATTGCAGCAAATTGGAGGAGCAGTTTTAGATGCTGCAACAACTAATAAATCTGCCCAGACAAGAGAAATATTTTCTCAAGCTTATGGTATGGGAACTGAAGTAGGAGTAATGCTGCCATTTAGCAGAAGCAACGAAAGTGAAGCAGATAAAATTGGTTTAACATTAATGGCAATCGCAGGATATAATCCAGAAGATGCTGTGGCTTTCTGGAGCAGAATGTCGGCAAAATCTGGAGGATCAGGTACACCAGAGTTTATGAGTACACACCCTTCTGATGCTACAAGAATTGCTAATATTAAAGCTTTAATACCTGAGGCAAAAGCCATAGCCCTTAAAGTTGGTACTATAAAATAA
- a CDS encoding MFS transporter encodes MKNLQKGDKKLLNAWAFYDWANSVYTLTIASAVFPIFYETLFSDRDHYIDVFGMHLKNSALISFITAFAFMVVSFISPLLSGIADYVGNKKSFMKFFCYVGALSCMGLYWFDLDNIYVGLLFYFLGLLGYWGSLVFYNSYLPDIAFEEQQDRISAKGYSLGYIGSVILLIINLAMIMKPEVFNITGDGAAMKAMRYSFVMVGVWWILFSQYTYYYLPKGSKETGQKLTRSVVFNGFKELKKVWALLKQNIPLKRYLGGFFVSSMAVQTVMLVATYFGAQEIQWSSKEESTIGLIVCILIIQLVAVVGAVLTSRASEKFGNVPTLIFINGIWAVFCALAFFITLPMHFYVMATIAGFVMGGIQALSRSTYSKLLPETEDTASFFSFYDVAEKIGIVIGMCVYGIIDQITGSPRAAIVILGIFFVTAIFLLRRVHKKDVSN; translated from the coding sequence ATGAAAAACCTACAAAAAGGAGATAAGAAACTTTTAAATGCCTGGGCATTTTATGACTGGGCAAATTCAGTTTATACTTTAACAATTGCATCTGCAGTATTTCCAATTTTTTATGAAACCTTATTCAGCGATCGTGATCATTATATAGATGTTTTTGGAATGCATCTTAAAAATTCAGCATTAATAAGTTTTATAACCGCTTTTGCTTTTATGGTGGTTTCATTTATTTCACCTTTATTGTCTGGTATTGCTGATTATGTTGGAAACAAGAAATCTTTCATGAAGTTTTTCTGTTATGTAGGGGCTTTATCTTGTATGGGATTATATTGGTTTGACCTGGATAATATTTATGTTGGTCTTTTATTTTATTTTCTTGGACTTCTTGGATATTGGGGAAGTTTAGTTTTTTACAACTCATACCTTCCGGATATTGCATTTGAAGAGCAGCAAGACAGAATTAGTGCAAAAGGATATTCATTAGGATACATTGGAAGTGTTATTTTGTTGATAATCAATTTAGCAATGATAATGAAGCCGGAAGTCTTTAATATTACGGGAGATGGTGCAGCGATGAAAGCAATGCGTTATTCTTTTGTAATGGTAGGAGTTTGGTGGATTTTATTCAGCCAGTATACTTATTACTATTTACCAAAAGGGAGTAAAGAAACGGGACAAAAACTAACAAGATCTGTTGTATTTAATGGCTTTAAAGAATTAAAAAAGGTTTGGGCGTTATTGAAACAGAATATTCCTTTAAAACGTTATTTAGGAGGTTTCTTTGTTTCCAGCATGGCTGTTCAGACTGTAATGCTGGTTGCTACTTATTTTGGTGCACAGGAAATACAATGGTCATCTAAGGAAGAAAGCACTATTGGTTTAATTGTCTGTATTTTAATAATTCAATTAGTAGCCGTAGTTGGAGCGGTTCTAACTTCAAGAGCTTCAGAAAAATTTGGCAACGTTCCAACTTTAATATTTATTAACGGAATCTGGGCTGTATTTTGTGCTCTTGCATTTTTTATTACGCTGCCAATGCATTTTTATGTTATGGCAACAATTGCAGGATTTGTAATGGGAGGAATTCAGGCATTATCTCGATCAACATATTCAAAACTATTACCGGAAACAGAAGACACAGCATCATTCTTTAGTTTTTATGATGTTGCAGAAAAAATAGGAATTGTAATTGGAATGTGTGTTTACGGAATTATCGATCAAATCACAGGAAGCCCGCGTGCTGCAATTGTAATTTTAGGTATTTTCTTCGTTACAGCTATTTTCTTATTAAGAAGAGTACATAAAAAAGACGTTTCAAACTAA
- a CDS encoding head GIN domain-containing protein: MKKSILLLALSVCFITAKSNAQTKINGNGNVVTQTRTTGDYDGVRIAGFFDVDLVSGKEGKIIIKGEENLLQAIKVEVEGNELKVYVEKGTQIRTSSGKKIEITVPFEKISAVTLSGSGDVRTKNKINSDAFSAKLSGSGNFDLDVDSNNFDLALSGSGDIVLKGKTDSFTSKISGSGNVNASNLKSKTADVTVSGSGNSVVSCETSLTGRVSGSGNIKYLGNPEKRDVKVSGSGKIYKG, encoded by the coding sequence ATGAAAAAATCAATTTTACTTTTAGCACTAAGTGTATGTTTTATTACAGCAAAGTCTAATGCACAAACTAAAATAAACGGAAACGGAAACGTTGTAACGCAAACCAGAACAACCGGAGATTATGATGGTGTTAGAATTGCAGGTTTCTTTGATGTTGATTTAGTTTCTGGAAAAGAAGGAAAAATTATTATTAAAGGAGAAGAAAATCTGCTTCAGGCAATTAAAGTAGAAGTTGAAGGAAACGAATTAAAAGTTTATGTTGAAAAAGGAACTCAAATTCGCACCAGTTCTGGAAAAAAAATCGAAATAACGGTTCCTTTTGAAAAAATTTCAGCGGTAACCTTATCAGGTTCAGGTGATGTTAGGACTAAAAACAAAATTAACAGCGATGCATTTTCTGCTAAGTTATCAGGATCTGGAAATTTTGATTTAGATGTTGATTCTAATAATTTTGATCTGGCTCTAAGCGGTTCCGGCGATATTGTTTTAAAAGGAAAAACAGATTCTTTTACCAGCAAAATATCGGGTTCCGGAAATGTTAATGCCTCTAATTTAAAATCAAAAACGGCAGACGTAACAGTTTCTGGTTCCGGAAATAGTGTAGTAAGCTGTGAAACAAGTTTAACAGGAAGAGTTTCCGGTTCTGGAAATATTAAATATTTAGGAAATCCAGAGAAACGCGATGTAAAAGTTTCGGGTTCTGGAAAAATTTATAAAGGTTGA
- a CDS encoding DUF4097 family beta strand repeat-containing protein, translating into MKKHYNILILLLLIPFLGFSNDDSYISKQKTIKKTYIVNSNAGIDIDNKYGNITVNTWDEDKIDLDIVIKVNGPNENWVNEKLNSIDVNITALKSLVTAITSIGNSSLKSKGSNNSFEINYIIKIPKNGGIKLVNKYGNISVPNAEASTDINCKYGKVTLGKLNGSNNQVEIAYCQNSSIDYIQSGNIDARYSGLKINDSGNINLDANYTDVNLNDGQNIKYNCNYGTFKFQKINSLNGSGNYLTVNIGEISSNLSFDTNYSKINIDNMNEKAGNVTINSGYTDVSIGYAANYAFDFDISGRYTNIKHDNSLDISVSEVKSNNKRISGFYKKKGQNKVNITSAYGNISLAKN; encoded by the coding sequence ATGAAAAAACATTATAACATATTAATCTTATTGCTTTTGATTCCTTTTTTAGGATTCTCAAACGATGACAGTTACATCTCTAAACAAAAAACAATTAAAAAAACATATATAGTAAATTCTAATGCCGGAATTGATATCGACAACAAATATGGCAATATTACTGTCAATACGTGGGATGAAGATAAAATTGATCTGGATATTGTAATTAAAGTAAACGGCCCAAATGAAAACTGGGTAAACGAAAAACTCAACAGCATCGACGTAAATATCACGGCTCTAAAAAGCCTTGTAACAGCCATAACTTCAATTGGTAATTCGAGTTTAAAAAGTAAAGGCAGCAATAATAGTTTTGAAATTAATTATATAATTAAAATTCCAAAAAACGGTGGTATTAAACTGGTAAATAAGTATGGAAATATTTCTGTTCCAAACGCCGAAGCTTCAACAGATATAAACTGTAAATACGGTAAAGTTACTCTTGGAAAACTTAACGGATCGAACAATCAGGTTGAAATTGCCTATTGTCAAAACTCTAGTATTGATTATATACAATCTGGAAATATTGACGCGAGATATTCTGGTCTTAAAATTAATGATTCAGGAAATATAAATCTGGATGCAAACTATACAGATGTGAATTTGAATGATGGGCAAAACATCAAATACAACTGTAATTACGGCACATTTAAGTTTCAAAAAATTAACTCATTAAACGGTTCAGGAAATTATTTAACGGTTAATATCGGCGAAATATCCAGCAATTTATCTTTTGATACCAATTACAGCAAAATCAATATTGATAATATGAATGAAAAAGCAGGAAATGTAACCATCAATTCTGGATATACTGATGTTTCTATTGGTTATGCTGCTAATTATGCTTTCGATTTTGATATTTCCGGAAGATATACCAATATCAAACATGATAATTCTTTAGACATTTCGGTTTCTGAAGTAAAAAGCAACAATAAAAGAATAAGCGGTTTCTATAAGAAAAAAGGACAAAACAAAGTCAATATTACTTCGGCTTATGGAAATATTTCACTAGCAAAAAATTAA
- a CDS encoding anti ECF-type sigma factor has protein sequence MKKENDELDQLFNKFENQWDIHEMDPDHQIDFLNKLNKTTSRKKNYAGWAIAATIALLLGISVLYNNNEKPKQFKFASKETKRTDSIFNILIENELVKLKEKNSPENEQIINDALKQMKVFDADYEKILKEVQKNGENKQIIYAMISNLQTRISFLQTVLQRIEENENLKNTTHEKTL, from the coding sequence ATGAAAAAGGAAAATGACGAATTAGATCAATTATTTAACAAGTTTGAAAATCAATGGGATATTCATGAAATGGATCCAGATCATCAAATTGATTTCTTAAACAAGTTGAACAAAACAACATCAAGAAAAAAGAATTACGCCGGCTGGGCCATTGCCGCAACGATTGCATTGCTTTTAGGGATATCTGTGCTTTACAATAATAATGAAAAGCCAAAGCAGTTCAAATTTGCTTCAAAAGAAACCAAACGTACGGATTCTATCTTTAATATTTTGATTGAAAATGAGCTGGTTAAATTAAAAGAAAAAAATTCTCCCGAAAATGAACAAATCATAAACGACGCCTTAAAACAAATGAAAGTTTTTGACGCCGATTATGAAAAAATCTTAAAAGAGGTTCAAAAAAATGGAGAAAACAAACAAATTATTTACGCTATGATAAGCAATCTGCAAACTAGAATTTCTTTTTTGCAGACTGTATTACAGCGAATTGAAGAAAACGAAAATCTAAAAAACACAACTCATGAAAAAACATTATAA
- a CDS encoding RNA polymerase sigma factor, whose amino-acid sequence MSITNQNIEELIALCKSKNQKAQFEIYNRYCKAMYNVAYRIVKDEHFAQDVMQEGFLKAFTKINDYKQEVAFGAWLKRIIINSSIDFYKKNNAFQMEDLNKTLYKIEESDSILSESIDLNSLKVKQVLDTISGLKDNYRMVLTLFYIEGYDQEEICEILNISYANCRTTISRAKESLRKKLEDIEIIT is encoded by the coding sequence TTGAGTATAACTAATCAAAATATCGAAGAATTAATCGCGCTTTGTAAAAGCAAGAATCAAAAGGCTCAATTCGAAATTTACAATCGTTATTGTAAGGCTATGTACAACGTGGCTTACAGGATTGTAAAAGACGAGCATTTTGCACAAGACGTCATGCAGGAAGGTTTTTTGAAAGCTTTTACAAAAATTAACGATTATAAACAGGAAGTCGCTTTTGGAGCATGGCTTAAAAGAATCATTATTAATTCTAGCATTGATTTTTATAAAAAGAACAATGCTTTTCAGATGGAAGACTTAAACAAAACGCTTTATAAAATTGAAGAAAGCGATTCTATTTTATCTGAAAGCATCGATTTGAATTCTCTTAAAGTGAAACAAGTTTTAGATACTATTTCAGGTTTAAAGGATAATTACAGAATGGTTTTAACCCTTTTTTATATAGAAGGCTACGATCAGGAAGAAATTTGCGAAATATTAAATATTAGTTATGCTAACTGCAGAACAACTATAAGCCGCGCTAAAGAAAGTTTACGAAAAAAATTAGAAGATATTGAAATCATTACTTAA